A DNA window from Plodia interpunctella isolate USDA-ARS_2022_Savannah chromosome 12, ilPloInte3.2, whole genome shotgun sequence contains the following coding sequences:
- the LOC128674026 gene encoding probable methyltransferase-like protein 25 isoform X3, translated as MQSTISKLRNQVHSLTAFLTPLLPLANCHMVEMFTENHWDKLVPTALRQSLESYELNDAVDKFWEAIAMCDSTDTSELTLWIKKARSHYITVNNDYCLNVKQLQSRIQEWGGQVKSEIRVTQFMTSKKSYEVQTMSSLVASLYNYTQSTCCVEAGGGRGHLPVALTLGYGVPSLTIDCADKTIEAAAERIKIIQKQWHSIAKRIKDGNEVRMHDSINKNLHRFASAYITSDTDVAAIVREKFPEQTDVKLLLTGLHTCGNLGPDSLRVFTTQPFVSAVFNVPCCYHLLTEEVDAAMFDVFERNFGSGLKGEQGFPMSEFLRGYKLGRNARMLAAQSIDRVVHHKQLPDKSLLYRAVLQVIIKTHLPSFPFPEGKLKRLSTKCQGFRDYLKMADATLNLGLYDNLSESYLADVNAKMDVRWKYIVLFYLLRLCLAQVVESVILLDRLLFLFESGFRDVFLVKLFDPVLSPRCHSIVAVR; from the exons ATGCAGTCGACAATATCAAAGCTTCGCAATCAGGTGCACAGTCTAACAGCATTCCTGACTCCGCTGCTACCGCTGGCTAACTGCCACATGGTAGAAATGTTCACAGAGAATCACTGGGACAAATTAGTGCCAACAGCCCTTCGGCAGTCACTGGAAAGTTATGAGCTGAATGATGCCGTTGATAAGTTCTGGGAAGCTATTGCAATGTGTGACAGTACAG ATACATCAGAACTCACCCTATGGATCAAAAAAGCCCGGTCCCATTACATAACTGTGAACAATGACTACTGTTTGAATGTGAAACAGCTTCAGAGCCGTATCCAAGAATGGGGGGGTCAGGTGAAATCGGAAATCCGTGTAACACAATTTATGACCAGCAAGAAGAGTTATGAG GTCCAAACAATGTCCAGCTTAGTGGCCTCACTATACAACTATACCCAGTCAACGTGTTGTGTGGAGGCCGGCGGAGGCCGAGGTCACCTACCTGTAGCTCTCACCCTTGGTTATGGAGTACCCAGTCTGACTATAGACTGTGCTGATAAAACTATAGAGGCCGCAGCTGAGAGGATCAAGATAATACAG AAACAATGGCATTCTATAGCCAAGAGGATAAAGGACGGCAACGAAGTGCGAATGCACGACAGCATCAACAAAAACCTACATCGGTTCGCCAGCGCGTACATCACCAGTGACACGGACGTAGCCGCCATTGTGAGGGAGAAGTTTCCTGAACAGACTGATGTAAAGTTGCTGTTGACAG GTCTTCATACCTGCGGTAACCTGGGTCCCGACAGCCTCCGCGTCTTCACGACGCAGCCATTCGTGAGTGCGGTGTTCAACGTGCCGTGCTGCTACCACCTCCTCACTGAGGAGGTCGACGCCGCCATGTTTGATGTCTTCGAGAGGAACTTCGGCAGCGGGCTGAAAGGGGAACAAGGATTCCCTATGTCTGAGTTTCTGAGAG gataCAAGTTGGGCAGAAACGCTCGCATGCTAGCCGCGCAGTCCATCGACCGCGTGGTCCATCACAAACAGCTGCCTGATAAGAGTTTGCTATACCGGGCTGTTCTACAG GTAATAATTAAGACACATTTGCCGAGCTTTCCATTCCCCGAAGGCAAATTGAAGCGATTATCTACGAAATGTCAAGGATTTAGAGATTATTTGAAGATGGCTGACGCCACGCTAAATCTTGGACTTTATGATAATCTATCTGAGAGTTATCTGGCCGATGTTAATGCCAAAATGGATGTTCGATGGAAATATATAgtgctattttatttgttaaggTTATGTTTGGCGCAAGTCGTCGAGAGTGTTATATTGTTAGAtagacttttgtttttatttgaaagcgGATTCCGGGATGTGTTTTTGGTGAAACTGTTCGACCCTGTGTTGTCTCCCAGATGTCACAGCATTGTCGCTGTTAGGTGA
- the LOC128674026 gene encoding probable methyltransferase-like protein 25 isoform X2: MMQESPFKYFQMQSTISKLRNQVHSLTAFLTPLLPLANCHMVEMFTENHWDKLVPTALRQSLESYELNDAVDKFWEAIAMCDSTDTSELTLWIKKARSHYITVNNDYCLNVKQLQSRIQEWGGQVKSEIRVTQFMTSKKSYEVQTMSSLVASLYNYTQSTCCVEAGGGRGHLPVALTLGYGVPSLTIDCADKTIEAAAERIKIIQKQWHSIAKRIKDGNEVRMHDSINKNLHRFASAYITSDTDVAAIVREKFPEQTDVKLLLTGLHTCGNLGPDSLRVFTTQPFVSAVFNVPCCYHLLTEEVDAAMFDVFERNFGSGLKGEQGFPMSEFLRGYKLGRNARMLAAQSIDRVVHHKQLPDKSLLYRAVLQVIIKTHLPSFPFPEGKLKRLSTKCQGFRDYLKMADATLNLGLYDNLSESYLADVNAKMDVRWKYIVLFYLLRLCLAQVVESVILLDRLLFLFESGFRDVFLVKLFDPVLSPRCHSIVAVR; the protein is encoded by the exons ATGATGCAGGAGTCTCCTTTTAAAT ATTTCCAAATGCAGTCGACAATATCAAAGCTTCGCAATCAGGTGCACAGTCTAACAGCATTCCTGACTCCGCTGCTACCGCTGGCTAACTGCCACATGGTAGAAATGTTCACAGAGAATCACTGGGACAAATTAGTGCCAACAGCCCTTCGGCAGTCACTGGAAAGTTATGAGCTGAATGATGCCGTTGATAAGTTCTGGGAAGCTATTGCAATGTGTGACAGTACAG ATACATCAGAACTCACCCTATGGATCAAAAAAGCCCGGTCCCATTACATAACTGTGAACAATGACTACTGTTTGAATGTGAAACAGCTTCAGAGCCGTATCCAAGAATGGGGGGGTCAGGTGAAATCGGAAATCCGTGTAACACAATTTATGACCAGCAAGAAGAGTTATGAG GTCCAAACAATGTCCAGCTTAGTGGCCTCACTATACAACTATACCCAGTCAACGTGTTGTGTGGAGGCCGGCGGAGGCCGAGGTCACCTACCTGTAGCTCTCACCCTTGGTTATGGAGTACCCAGTCTGACTATAGACTGTGCTGATAAAACTATAGAGGCCGCAGCTGAGAGGATCAAGATAATACAG AAACAATGGCATTCTATAGCCAAGAGGATAAAGGACGGCAACGAAGTGCGAATGCACGACAGCATCAACAAAAACCTACATCGGTTCGCCAGCGCGTACATCACCAGTGACACGGACGTAGCCGCCATTGTGAGGGAGAAGTTTCCTGAACAGACTGATGTAAAGTTGCTGTTGACAG GTCTTCATACCTGCGGTAACCTGGGTCCCGACAGCCTCCGCGTCTTCACGACGCAGCCATTCGTGAGTGCGGTGTTCAACGTGCCGTGCTGCTACCACCTCCTCACTGAGGAGGTCGACGCCGCCATGTTTGATGTCTTCGAGAGGAACTTCGGCAGCGGGCTGAAAGGGGAACAAGGATTCCCTATGTCTGAGTTTCTGAGAG gataCAAGTTGGGCAGAAACGCTCGCATGCTAGCCGCGCAGTCCATCGACCGCGTGGTCCATCACAAACAGCTGCCTGATAAGAGTTTGCTATACCGGGCTGTTCTACAG GTAATAATTAAGACACATTTGCCGAGCTTTCCATTCCCCGAAGGCAAATTGAAGCGATTATCTACGAAATGTCAAGGATTTAGAGATTATTTGAAGATGGCTGACGCCACGCTAAATCTTGGACTTTATGATAATCTATCTGAGAGTTATCTGGCCGATGTTAATGCCAAAATGGATGTTCGATGGAAATATATAgtgctattttatttgttaaggTTATGTTTGGCGCAAGTCGTCGAGAGTGTTATATTGTTAGAtagacttttgtttttatttgaaagcgGATTCCGGGATGTGTTTTTGGTGAAACTGTTCGACCCTGTGTTGTCTCCCAGATGTCACAGCATTGTCGCTGTTAGGTGA
- the LOC128674026 gene encoding probable methyltransferase-like protein 25 isoform X1, translating to MADEKDFNDVLEDIFLREDKQHKESYEEGYKAGTEAGNPEGYHLGYHRGAELGREIDFQMQSTISKLRNQVHSLTAFLTPLLPLANCHMVEMFTENHWDKLVPTALRQSLESYELNDAVDKFWEAIAMCDSTDTSELTLWIKKARSHYITVNNDYCLNVKQLQSRIQEWGGQVKSEIRVTQFMTSKKSYEVQTMSSLVASLYNYTQSTCCVEAGGGRGHLPVALTLGYGVPSLTIDCADKTIEAAAERIKIIQKQWHSIAKRIKDGNEVRMHDSINKNLHRFASAYITSDTDVAAIVREKFPEQTDVKLLLTGLHTCGNLGPDSLRVFTTQPFVSAVFNVPCCYHLLTEEVDAAMFDVFERNFGSGLKGEQGFPMSEFLRGYKLGRNARMLAAQSIDRVVHHKQLPDKSLLYRAVLQVIIKTHLPSFPFPEGKLKRLSTKCQGFRDYLKMADATLNLGLYDNLSESYLADVNAKMDVRWKYIVLFYLLRLCLAQVVESVILLDRLLFLFESGFRDVFLVKLFDPVLSPRCHSIVAVR from the exons ATGGCTGACGAAAAAGATTTCAACGACGTTCTAGAGGATATATTTCTAAGGGAAGACAAACAGCACAAGGAAAGTTATGAAGAAGGATATAAAGCTGGTACTGAAGCTGGGAATCCTGAAGGTTACCACTTGGGATATCATAGAGGAGCTGAACTTGGCCGTGAAATTG ATTTCCAAATGCAGTCGACAATATCAAAGCTTCGCAATCAGGTGCACAGTCTAACAGCATTCCTGACTCCGCTGCTACCGCTGGCTAACTGCCACATGGTAGAAATGTTCACAGAGAATCACTGGGACAAATTAGTGCCAACAGCCCTTCGGCAGTCACTGGAAAGTTATGAGCTGAATGATGCCGTTGATAAGTTCTGGGAAGCTATTGCAATGTGTGACAGTACAG ATACATCAGAACTCACCCTATGGATCAAAAAAGCCCGGTCCCATTACATAACTGTGAACAATGACTACTGTTTGAATGTGAAACAGCTTCAGAGCCGTATCCAAGAATGGGGGGGTCAGGTGAAATCGGAAATCCGTGTAACACAATTTATGACCAGCAAGAAGAGTTATGAG GTCCAAACAATGTCCAGCTTAGTGGCCTCACTATACAACTATACCCAGTCAACGTGTTGTGTGGAGGCCGGCGGAGGCCGAGGTCACCTACCTGTAGCTCTCACCCTTGGTTATGGAGTACCCAGTCTGACTATAGACTGTGCTGATAAAACTATAGAGGCCGCAGCTGAGAGGATCAAGATAATACAG AAACAATGGCATTCTATAGCCAAGAGGATAAAGGACGGCAACGAAGTGCGAATGCACGACAGCATCAACAAAAACCTACATCGGTTCGCCAGCGCGTACATCACCAGTGACACGGACGTAGCCGCCATTGTGAGGGAGAAGTTTCCTGAACAGACTGATGTAAAGTTGCTGTTGACAG GTCTTCATACCTGCGGTAACCTGGGTCCCGACAGCCTCCGCGTCTTCACGACGCAGCCATTCGTGAGTGCGGTGTTCAACGTGCCGTGCTGCTACCACCTCCTCACTGAGGAGGTCGACGCCGCCATGTTTGATGTCTTCGAGAGGAACTTCGGCAGCGGGCTGAAAGGGGAACAAGGATTCCCTATGTCTGAGTTTCTGAGAG gataCAAGTTGGGCAGAAACGCTCGCATGCTAGCCGCGCAGTCCATCGACCGCGTGGTCCATCACAAACAGCTGCCTGATAAGAGTTTGCTATACCGGGCTGTTCTACAG GTAATAATTAAGACACATTTGCCGAGCTTTCCATTCCCCGAAGGCAAATTGAAGCGATTATCTACGAAATGTCAAGGATTTAGAGATTATTTGAAGATGGCTGACGCCACGCTAAATCTTGGACTTTATGATAATCTATCTGAGAGTTATCTGGCCGATGTTAATGCCAAAATGGATGTTCGATGGAAATATATAgtgctattttatttgttaaggTTATGTTTGGCGCAAGTCGTCGAGAGTGTTATATTGTTAGAtagacttttgtttttatttgaaagcgGATTCCGGGATGTGTTTTTGGTGAAACTGTTCGACCCTGTGTTGTCTCCCAGATGTCACAGCATTGTCGCTGTTAGGTGA